In Kangiella profundi, one DNA window encodes the following:
- a CDS encoding protein-L-isoaspartate(D-aspartate) O-methyltransferase — translation MNAAHFSGIGMTSARTRGRLVQRLIAEGISNQQVLKAIEDTPRHVFIDEGLSHRAYEDTALPIGMGQTISQPYIVARMTQALLESGSMNKVLEIGTGCGYQTAILSKLCKTVFTVERIRALHMQARKTLGQLGIHNVQYLFADGFNGWMQNAPFDAIIVTAAPAQIPEKLLAQLADGGRMIIPVGQTETAQELILVERQGDEFKQTVIEKVKFVPLVSGVAR, via the coding sequence ATGAATGCAGCTCATTTTTCTGGCATAGGAATGACTTCAGCAAGAACGCGTGGCCGCCTGGTACAGCGTTTAATAGCCGAAGGCATTAGCAACCAGCAGGTTTTGAAAGCCATTGAAGACACGCCTCGTCACGTATTTATTGATGAGGGCTTATCCCACCGAGCCTATGAAGACACCGCGCTGCCAATTGGCATGGGGCAGACCATTTCTCAGCCTTATATTGTCGCTCGCATGACGCAGGCTTTGCTTGAATCGGGCTCGATGAATAAAGTTCTGGAAATTGGCACTGGTTGTGGTTATCAAACGGCCATTTTGTCTAAACTCTGCAAAACCGTATTTACTGTCGAGCGTATTCGCGCACTTCATATGCAGGCTAGAAAAACACTGGGCCAGTTGGGTATTCATAATGTTCAGTACCTTTTTGCCGATGGCTTCAATGGCTGGATGCAGAATGCTCCTTTCGATGCCATTATTGTTACCGCGGCTCCGGCTCAAATTCCTGAAAAATTGTTGGCACAACTGGCTGACGGTGGCCGCATGATTATTCCGGTGGGTCAGACTGAGACCGCACAGGAGCTGATTCTGGTGGAGCGTCAGGGCGATGAGTTCAAACAAACCGTGATTGAGAAAGTTAAATTTGTACCATTAGTTAGTGGCGTTGCTCGATGA
- the surE gene encoding 5'/3'-nucleotidase SurE, with protein MKILLSNDDGFFAPGINALYDHLQRIAQVTVVAPDRNRSGASNSLTLDHPIRAWQTERGFYAVTGTPTDCVHLGTHHLMGAAPDMVVAGINTGANLGDDTLYSGTVAAAMEGRALGYTAVAVSLVGHNCQHYDTAARVAVEIIEGLIEHPLGKDRVLNINVPDLPYNELKGIKLTRLGNRHRADTIIPDKDPKGRQVYWLGPLPSGQDIGEGTDFHAVEHGYVSITPVNVDLTAYNSFDEVEDFLEAFDSPLTTSK; from the coding sequence CGGCTTTTTTGCGCCGGGAATTAATGCCTTATACGACCATTTGCAGCGTATTGCGCAGGTTACTGTGGTTGCGCCTGACCGCAATCGCAGTGGGGCCAGTAACTCACTGACGCTGGATCATCCTATTCGCGCATGGCAAACCGAGCGTGGTTTTTATGCGGTAACCGGAACTCCAACTGACTGCGTGCACTTGGGTACTCACCATCTAATGGGCGCGGCGCCGGATATGGTAGTTGCTGGGATTAATACCGGGGCTAATCTGGGCGATGATACCCTTTATTCCGGCACGGTTGCTGCTGCGATGGAGGGCCGAGCTCTTGGCTATACGGCAGTTGCCGTGTCACTGGTGGGACACAATTGCCAGCATTATGATACAGCTGCCAGAGTTGCCGTCGAAATAATTGAGGGTTTAATAGAGCATCCTCTGGGTAAGGATCGGGTGCTGAATATCAATGTTCCAGACCTGCCATACAACGAATTGAAAGGAATTAAGTTAACGCGCTTGGGAAATCGTCACCGTGCTGATACTATTATTCCGGATAAGGATCCAAAAGGTCGCCAGGTCTATTGGCTTGGCCCTTTACCCAGCGGGCAAGATATTGGGGAAGGAACGGATTTTCATGCGGTTGAACATGGTTACGTTTCGATAACGCCTGTGAATGTGGATCTGACTGCGTATAACAGCTTTGATGAAGTGGAAGATTTTCTGGAGGCCTTTGACTCGCCTTTAACCACGAGCAAGTAA